Proteins from one Sphingopyxis terrae subsp. terrae NBRC 15098 genomic window:
- the hutI gene encoding imidazolonepropionase, giving the protein MRCDRLWTNARLATMRRDLPGLGVVEGGAIGMRDGRIAFAGPAADAPNAADVIDCDGRWITPGLIDAHTHLVFAGDRIAEFELRQKDASYEEIARAGGGIASTVAATRAASEAALVRSALPRLDALIAEGVTTIEIKSGYGLSLTDEAKMLRAARALGEARPVTVRTTFLGAHALPGEFVGDADGYIDLLCEQVLPAIAAEGLADAVDAFCENIGFTPAQTERMFAAAAAHGLPVKLHAEQLSNQHGAALAARHGALSADHLEYLDEPGIAAMRDAGTVAMLLPGAFYFLRETKLPPVAALRAAGVPIALATDCNPGTAPLTSLLLTMNMGAVLFGLTTDECLLGVTRHAAQALGLSDSIGTIEAGKRCDLAIWDIERPSDLVGRMGLNPLHQRIWMGQTT; this is encoded by the coding sequence ATGCGCTGCGATCGCCTGTGGACCAACGCCCGTCTCGCCACGATGCGCCGCGACCTGCCCGGTCTCGGCGTCGTCGAGGGCGGCGCGATCGGTATGCGCGACGGCCGGATCGCCTTTGCCGGCCCCGCAGCCGACGCCCCCAATGCCGCCGACGTCATCGACTGCGACGGTCGCTGGATCACCCCCGGGCTGATCGACGCGCACACCCATCTGGTCTTCGCGGGCGACCGCATCGCCGAGTTCGAACTGCGCCAGAAGGACGCGTCCTATGAAGAGATTGCGCGCGCGGGCGGCGGCATCGCCTCGACGGTGGCGGCGACGCGCGCGGCGAGCGAAGCGGCGCTGGTCCGCAGCGCACTGCCGCGCCTCGACGCACTGATCGCAGAGGGCGTCACGACGATCGAGATCAAGTCGGGCTATGGCCTGAGCCTGACCGACGAAGCGAAGATGCTCCGCGCGGCGCGGGCGCTGGGCGAAGCACGACCGGTCACGGTGCGGACGACCTTTCTTGGCGCTCACGCGCTGCCGGGTGAATTTGTGGGCGACGCCGATGGCTATATCGACTTGCTATGCGAGCAAGTGTTGCCCGCCATCGCGGCCGAAGGGCTCGCCGATGCCGTCGACGCCTTTTGCGAAAATATCGGCTTCACGCCCGCGCAGACCGAACGGATGTTCGCCGCCGCCGCCGCGCACGGCCTGCCGGTCAAGCTGCACGCCGAGCAGCTTTCCAACCAGCATGGCGCGGCGCTCGCCGCGCGGCATGGCGCGCTGTCGGCCGATCATCTCGAATATCTCGACGAACCGGGAATTGCCGCGATGCGCGATGCCGGGACGGTTGCGATGCTGCTGCCCGGCGCCTTTTACTTCCTTCGCGAAACGAAGCTGCCGCCCGTGGCGGCGCTGCGCGCGGCGGGCGTGCCGATCGCCCTCGCAACCGATTGCAATCCCGGCACCGCGCCGCTCACCTCGCTGCTGCTGACGATGAACATGGGCGCGGTGCTGTTCGGCCTCACCACCGACGAATGCCTGCTCGGCGTCACGCGCCATGCAGCGCAGGCGCTCGGCCTGTCGGACAGCATCGGCACGATCGAGGCGGGCAAGCGCTGCGACCTTGCGATCTGGGATATCGAACGGCCGTCCGATCTGGTCGGCCGCATGGGCCTCAACCCGCTGCACCAGCGGATATGGATGGGACAGACGACGTGA
- a CDS encoding formimidoylglutamate deiminase has product MALWCEQAWLAEGWAENVRLTIADGHVGAIEMAAPPLPGDDRHAILIPGLPNLHSHAFQRGMAGLAERAGEGDDSFWTWREVMYGFVDRLDPDGMRAIAALAYAEMLESGFTRVGEFHYLHHSPDGRPYGDVAAMAQAIAAAADETGIGLTLLPVFYAHSGFGGAAPTAAQRRFVDDLDSYAALIEASRAAVTGLGDAIVGVAPHSLRAVTAAELTAVAAMAAGAPLHIHIAEQIAEVEACRAWSGARPVEWLMANAEVGADWCLVHATHVTEAEWRAIAQSGAVVGLCPITEANLGDGLFPAREFLAGGGRFGVGSDSNVEIDAAAELRLLEYGQRLAHRGRNLLAGGAGRSTGTALHQAAQAGGGQALGQAGHGIATGAAADLVSLTAADPALAGRRGDAILDSWIFGRGARLVDCVWRRGVQCVAGGRHVARAAIDARYRAAMQALLA; this is encoded by the coding sequence ATGGCGCTTTGGTGCGAACAGGCATGGTTGGCGGAGGGTTGGGCGGAGAATGTCCGGCTGACGATCGCCGATGGCCATGTCGGTGCGATCGAGATGGCGGCGCCGCCGCTGCCGGGCGACGACCGGCACGCCATTCTGATCCCCGGTCTGCCCAATCTGCACAGCCACGCCTTTCAGCGCGGCATGGCGGGCCTTGCCGAGCGCGCGGGCGAAGGCGACGACAGTTTCTGGACCTGGCGCGAGGTCATGTATGGCTTCGTCGATCGCCTCGATCCCGACGGTATGCGCGCGATCGCGGCGCTCGCTTATGCCGAAATGCTGGAGAGCGGCTTTACCCGCGTCGGCGAATTTCATTATCTGCATCACTCGCCTGATGGCCGGCCCTACGGCGATGTCGCGGCGATGGCACAGGCGATTGCGGCGGCGGCCGATGAAACGGGGATCGGGCTGACCCTGCTTCCCGTCTTCTATGCCCATTCGGGGTTCGGCGGCGCGGCGCCGACTGCGGCGCAGCGGCGCTTCGTCGACGACCTCGACAGCTATGCCGCATTGATCGAGGCTTCGCGTGCCGCGGTTACGGGGCTGGGCGATGCCATCGTCGGCGTCGCGCCGCACAGCCTGCGCGCGGTGACCGCCGCCGAACTGACCGCGGTTGCCGCGATGGCCGCCGGTGCGCCGCTGCATATCCATATTGCCGAACAGATCGCCGAGGTCGAGGCATGCCGCGCATGGAGCGGCGCGCGGCCGGTCGAATGGCTGATGGCGAACGCCGAGGTCGGCGCCGACTGGTGCCTCGTTCACGCGACGCATGTGACCGAAGCCGAATGGCGCGCGATCGCGCAGAGCGGGGCGGTCGTCGGGCTGTGCCCGATCACCGAGGCCAATCTTGGCGACGGTCTGTTCCCGGCGCGCGAATTTCTGGCGGGCGGTGGCCGCTTCGGGGTCGGCTCGGACTCCAATGTCGAGATCGACGCCGCGGCCGAACTGCGCCTGCTCGAATATGGTCAGCGGCTGGCGCATCGCGGCCGCAATCTGCTCGCGGGCGGTGCGGGGCGTTCGACCGGCACTGCGCTCCACCAGGCGGCGCAGGCGGGCGGGGGACAGGCACTGGGGCAGGCGGGGCACGGCATTGCGACCGGCGCGGCGGCCGATCTTGTCAGCCTGACTGCGGCCGACCCCGCGCTCGCCGGGCGGCGCGGCGATGCGATCCTCGACAGCTGGATCTTCGGGCGTGGGGCGCGGCTGGTCGACTGCGTCTGGCGACGCGGCGTCCAATGCGTTGCCGGCGGCCGCCATGTCGCGCGCGCGGCGATCGACGCGCGCTATCGGGCCGCGATGCAGGCGCTGCTCGCATGA
- the hutC gene encoding histidine utilization repressor has product MKQSGALHAQIRRDIEARIMSGEWKPGDRIPYEHQLMATYGCSRMTVNRALRALVEAGLLESRKRAGTFVSHPRIHRAALEIPDIRDEVAQQGEDYRLDLDRREIRLANEEDRRLLQIDGGSVLAIECRHHAGGRPYALERRLINLAAVPGAAEVDFAVEPPGSWLLAHVPWTEAEHRITAVNAGAKELVALGISAGAACMALERWTWRGAERITYARQVYPGDRYALVAHFRP; this is encoded by the coding sequence ATGAAGCAGAGCGGCGCTCTCCATGCGCAGATCCGCCGCGATATCGAAGCGCGGATCATGTCGGGCGAATGGAAGCCCGGCGACCGCATCCCCTATGAACATCAATTGATGGCGACTTATGGCTGTTCGCGGATGACCGTGAACCGGGCGCTGCGCGCTTTGGTCGAGGCGGGGTTGCTCGAAAGCCGCAAGCGTGCCGGCACCTTCGTTTCGCATCCGCGCATTCACCGCGCTGCGCTCGAAATCCCCGACATCCGCGACGAAGTGGCACAGCAGGGCGAGGATTATCGGCTCGACCTCGACCGCCGGGAGATCCGCCTCGCGAACGAGGAGGATCGGCGCCTGCTCCAGATCGACGGCGGCTCCGTGCTCGCGATCGAGTGCCGCCACCATGCCGGCGGGCGGCCCTATGCGCTCGAGAGGCGCCTTATCAATCTGGCGGCGGTGCCCGGCGCGGCCGAGGTCGATTTCGCGGTCGAGCCGCCGGGATCGTGGCTGCTCGCGCATGTTCCCTGGACCGAGGCCGAGCATCGCATCACCGCGGTCAATGCCGGGGCGAAGGAACTGGTCGCGCTCGGCATATCGGCGGGGGCCGCCTGCATGGCGCTCGAGCGCTGGACGTGGCGCGGCGCCGAGCGCATCACCTATGCGCGGCAAGTCTATCCGGGCGACCGCTACGCGCTTGTCGCGCATTTTCGGCCCTGA
- a CDS encoding alpha/beta fold hydrolase has translation MDFSRLETSSKIGDGWRYPAAEPRRSGRLDVDAEAGHRIYWEEYGAAGGEPVMVLHGGPGGACSPEMARFFDPARYRIILFDQRGCGKSEPNVAAAGPAAALRHNDTPHLIADINRLRDALDIAGPMHVFGGSWGSTLAMAYAIAFPQHCASLILRGIFLGSAEDLDYLYQGNAATWHEAPYALTAPGAYINYPDEWAELLGVLSVAERRDVMASYKAIFDMVPQTDAERERQLHAALVWSLWEGTISNLIPEHGATGKFGDADFALCFAQIEAHFFANDLFLEPGHLIGGASTLASIPVHIVHGRFDEVCPLTQASRLVAALRAAGGEPATYVVTNAGHSAMERENALALTAIMDGLPPLR, from the coding sequence ATGGATTTTTCGCGTCTCGAAACCAGCAGCAAGATCGGCGACGGCTGGCGTTATCCGGCGGCGGAGCCGCGGCGCAGCGGCCGGCTGGACGTCGATGCCGAGGCGGGGCACCGCATCTATTGGGAGGAATATGGCGCCGCGGGCGGCGAGCCGGTGATGGTCCTTCACGGCGGGCCGGGCGGCGCCTGCTCGCCCGAGATGGCGCGCTTTTTCGATCCGGCGCGCTATCGCATCATCCTGTTCGACCAGCGCGGCTGCGGCAAGAGCGAGCCCAATGTCGCGGCCGCCGGTCCCGCCGCGGCGCTGCGCCACAATGATACGCCGCACCTGATCGCCGACATCAACCGGCTGCGCGATGCGCTGGACATCGCAGGGCCGATGCATGTGTTCGGGGGCAGCTGGGGCAGCACGCTCGCCATGGCCTATGCCATCGCCTTTCCGCAGCATTGCGCCAGCCTGATCCTGCGCGGCATCTTTCTGGGATCGGCCGAGGATCTTGACTATCTGTATCAGGGCAATGCCGCGACATGGCACGAGGCGCCCTATGCGCTGACCGCGCCCGGCGCCTACATCAACTATCCCGACGAATGGGCCGAACTGCTCGGCGTGCTGTCGGTCGCCGAACGGCGCGATGTGATGGCGTCGTACAAGGCGATCTTCGACATGGTGCCGCAGACCGACGCCGAACGCGAGCGGCAGCTGCATGCCGCGCTCGTTTGGTCGCTGTGGGAAGGGACGATTTCCAACCTGATTCCCGAACATGGCGCGACCGGCAAGTTCGGCGATGCCGACTTCGCGCTATGCTTTGCGCAGATCGAGGCGCATTTCTTTGCAAACGACCTGTTTCTGGAGCCCGGTCATCTGATCGGCGGCGCGTCTACGCTCGCGTCCATCCCCGTGCATATCGTCCACGGCCGCTTCGATGAGGTGTGTCCGCTGACGCAGGCGTCGCGGCTGGTCGCGGCGCTGCGCGCCGCGGGTGGCGAGCCCGCCACTTACGTCGTCACCAATGCGGGGCACAGTGCGATGGAGCGCGAAAATGCGCTCGCGCTGACCGCGATCATGGACGGATTGCCGCCGCTGCGCTGA
- a CDS encoding DMT family transporter, protein MNPIWLPASLFGGLFQAWRTALQQRLRAELSVSGAGLVRYLYGLPFALAFAIAWLGARHAALPPLGLAFAGLSAVGAVTQMAGTILLITAFGHRGFVVGTAFSKTEAVQAALVTALFLGEQLPLLAWAGIVAGVAGVLILALAGRGLTLREIAGSLGQPAALFGLGAGSMFACAAVAIKLATAELHGVDTVGSALVTLVVVMAMQSALHLAWIIARDRDTLAAVGRTWRSSAQVGLLSALGSACWYTGFAAAPAALVRVVGQVEVVFTIAFAHFYLREPVRWHETLGLLLVVGGVILALLST, encoded by the coding sequence ATGAACCCCATCTGGCTTCCCGCCTCGCTGTTCGGCGGGCTCTTTCAGGCGTGGCGTACCGCGCTGCAGCAGCGGCTGCGCGCCGAACTGAGCGTCAGCGGCGCGGGGCTGGTGCGCTATCTCTACGGCCTGCCCTTCGCGCTCGCCTTTGCAATCGCCTGGCTCGGCGCGCGCCATGCGGCGCTGCCACCGCTCGGCCTCGCCTTCGCCGGTCTGTCGGCGGTCGGCGCGGTGACCCAGATGGCGGGGACGATCCTGCTCATCACCGCCTTCGGCCACCGCGGCTTCGTCGTCGGCACCGCCTTCTCCAAGACCGAAGCGGTGCAGGCGGCGCTCGTCACTGCGCTGTTCCTCGGCGAACAGCTGCCGCTGCTTGCCTGGGCGGGTATCGTTGCAGGGGTCGCCGGGGTGCTGATCCTCGCGCTTGCGGGACGCGGGCTGACGCTGCGCGAAATTGCGGGCTCACTCGGTCAGCCGGCGGCGTTATTCGGGCTCGGCGCGGGGTCGATGTTCGCCTGCGCCGCGGTCGCGATCAAGCTTGCCACCGCCGAGCTGCACGGCGTCGATACGGTGGGATCGGCGCTCGTCACCCTCGTCGTGGTGATGGCGATGCAAAGCGCGCTGCATCTTGCGTGGATCATCGCGCGCGACCGCGACACGCTCGCCGCGGTCGGCCGGACGTGGCGCTCCTCGGCGCAGGTCGGGCTGCTATCGGCGCTCGGATCGGCGTGCTGGTACACCGGCTTCGCCGCCGCCCCCGCGGCACTGGTCCGCGTCGTCGGGCAAGTCGAGGTGGTGTTCACCATCGCCTTTGCGCATTTCTATCTGCGCGAGCCCGTCCGCTGGCATGAGACGCTGGGGCTGCTGCTGGTTGTCGGCGGCGTCATCCTCGCGCTGCTGTCGACATAA
- a CDS encoding sulfatase-like hydrolase/transferase, with amino-acid sequence MNRRTFVGGMGALAAAGLAMPTYAKNGKKLNVLMIVTDQEQSVASYPEGLLEKLPAHRELMERGMLVENYHVHTTPCTPSRSTIFQAHHTQQTGLFLNSDNAPYPVAAETMPTLGHMMQAAGYYTSYKGKWHLSRINYERNWTRIPGGIYPTTENAMEKYGFHDYGFDGEEVGLTWDGYKADMYVAGDAARAIFDYARNDKAGGKPWFQVVGLVNPHDIMFYDATGKQAESRPDPNILGPLRREPGDPIYEVDNKFDLPESFSKDDLSTKPEAHRAIVRLNDVFYGKMAHDDLASWHRFNNYYYNCLRDVDRRLGQLLWALKESGQIDNTIIIYTSDHGERAAAHGMRQKGATMYREETNIPMIIAHPDFPGGRSTKGLMGAIDIAPTLMTLAGLSADEQQNRFPGLPGVDVSALLGSPTLPTQRDRTGHLFNYAVVHYWEPTKDRAAKLPSGEPDYSKQYDLSKRRLHRGVHDGRYKFARYFAPAHHHTPTDWKTLAAMNDLELYDTHADPGEIVNLAHDPKQKANVLRLNKMVNALVAREVGEDDGREYPGSTEIYNQPA; translated from the coding sequence GTGAACCGCCGCACGTTCGTCGGGGGAATGGGGGCGCTCGCCGCCGCGGGTCTCGCGATGCCGACCTATGCGAAGAACGGCAAGAAGCTCAACGTCCTGATGATCGTCACCGATCAGGAACAGAGCGTCGCCAGCTATCCCGAGGGCCTGCTCGAAAAGCTCCCCGCGCACCGCGAACTGATGGAACGCGGGATGCTCGTCGAAAATTATCATGTGCACACGACCCCCTGCACCCCGTCGCGCTCGACGATCTTTCAGGCGCACCATACGCAGCAGACGGGCCTGTTCCTCAACAGCGACAACGCCCCCTATCCGGTGGCGGCGGAAACCATGCCGACGCTCGGCCACATGATGCAGGCAGCGGGCTATTACACCAGCTACAAGGGCAAATGGCACCTCAGCCGCATCAATTACGAACGCAACTGGACGCGGATTCCGGGCGGCATCTATCCGACCACCGAAAATGCCATGGAGAAATACGGCTTCCACGATTACGGCTTCGACGGCGAGGAAGTCGGGCTGACATGGGACGGCTACAAGGCCGACATGTATGTCGCGGGCGACGCGGCGCGCGCGATCTTCGACTATGCGCGCAACGACAAGGCTGGCGGCAAGCCGTGGTTCCAGGTCGTCGGTCTGGTCAATCCGCACGACATCATGTTCTATGACGCGACGGGCAAGCAGGCCGAAAGCCGCCCCGATCCGAACATATTGGGGCCGCTGCGCCGCGAACCCGGCGATCCGATCTACGAGGTCGACAACAAGTTCGACCTGCCCGAAAGCTTCAGCAAGGACGATCTGTCGACGAAGCCCGAGGCGCATCGCGCGATCGTACGGCTGAACGACGTCTTCTACGGCAAGATGGCGCACGACGATCTCGCCTCGTGGCACCGCTTCAACAATTATTACTATAACTGCCTGCGCGACGTCGATCGTCGGCTCGGCCAGTTGCTCTGGGCGCTCAAGGAAAGCGGCCAGATCGACAATACGATCATCATCTATACCAGCGACCATGGCGAGCGCGCCGCCGCGCACGGGATGCGCCAGAAGGGCGCGACGATGTACCGCGAAGAAACCAATATCCCGATGATCATCGCCCACCCCGATTTCCCCGGCGGGCGGTCGACCAAGGGGCTGATGGGCGCGATCGATATCGCCCCGACGCTGATGACGCTCGCCGGCCTGTCCGCCGACGAACAGCAGAACCGTTTCCCCGGCCTGCCCGGCGTCGACGTGTCGGCGCTGCTCGGATCGCCGACGCTGCCGACGCAGCGCGACAGGACGGGCCACCTCTTCAACTATGCGGTCGTCCATTATTGGGAGCCGACCAAGGACCGCGCGGCCAAGCTGCCGAGCGGCGAGCCCGATTACAGCAAGCAATATGACTTGTCGAAGCGCCGCCTGCACCGCGGCGTCCACGATGGCCGCTACAAATTCGCCCGCTATTTCGCGCCGGCGCATCATCATACGCCGACCGACTGGAAGACGCTGGCCGCGATGAACGATCTCGAGCTATACGACACCCACGCCGACCCGGGCGAGATCGTCAATCTGGCGCACGATCCCAAGCAGAAGGCGAATGTGCTGCGGCTCAACAAGATGGTCAACGCGCTGGTCGCGCGCGAGGTGGGCGAAGATGACGGCCGCGAATATCCGGGATCGACGGAGATCTATAATCAGCCTGCCTGA
- a CDS encoding TonB-dependent receptor — MMTTRLFLLSTAMVALGTTPTAAHAQTGETAAAEEVATGAENNSYGDIVVTAQRRSESVQNVPIAISAFNAEMVEASGSTNITSLNGLAPNVLLQTQGLVANVPMISIRGMSTADPDPNADPKVSTIIDGVYIPFVSSTMLDLFDVERIEVLKGPQGVLFGKNNLAGTINVITARPTDDFGGEARVSLGSYGLKQFRGKLNSGRFADGALAAKISVNFRDYDGYSRNVITGNRLNGANVKAVRGALNYDHGGPFDSTLIVDWLKQKTTGPAPHVLDNGDPNWDLLPDAVKTDVRKAAVLFDPYANTESYGGSWSSNLDVGWGTISSVLGYRHLTYITRGDFDGLINPAPQLDVTRDFSGESKSAELRYVSPAGEPVDFVVGLYYQADKWRQFNTVLATPTTTTLAQLHQDTQSYAMFALVNAHPVEGLTLSLGGRYSHDRKKYDIASQVFVNGNQASSFTSSLKASWAEFTPRLTAEYRFSPAAMVYANYSQGYKSGGFNSRGTIPENIGPYNPERVNAFEIGAKTDLFDRLLRFNVSGFINKYRDLQSSVTKMGAVRAENITTNIAAAKISGFEVETLLRPAPNFTIGANLAYLHARYTDFCADTNGVFTNGAPEPGQCGPAVPILINGVPNGTFAVPTDSSGLDLANAPKWSGSLSVDYAIPMSFGEIKLHSDARYSSRFNTWGRSNLPGYYRDEVVLLNASIAVAGQDDKWKVTLYGTNLTDQEVISGATNAGATPISQFYQPPREFGVDLSFKF, encoded by the coding sequence ATGATGACGACGCGCTTGTTCCTGCTTTCGACCGCCATGGTCGCGCTTGGCACCACACCGACGGCGGCGCATGCCCAGACCGGCGAAACCGCCGCGGCGGAAGAAGTCGCCACCGGCGCCGAAAACAATAGCTATGGCGACATCGTCGTCACCGCACAGCGCCGCAGCGAAAGCGTGCAGAATGTCCCGATCGCGATTTCGGCCTTCAATGCAGAGATGGTCGAGGCGAGCGGCAGCACCAATATCACCAGCCTCAACGGCCTCGCGCCCAATGTGTTGCTGCAGACGCAGGGCCTCGTCGCCAATGTGCCGATGATCTCGATCCGCGGCATGAGCACCGCCGATCCCGATCCCAACGCCGACCCCAAGGTCAGCACGATCATCGACGGCGTCTATATTCCCTTCGTATCGAGCACGATGCTCGACCTGTTCGACGTCGAACGGATCGAGGTGCTGAAGGGGCCGCAGGGCGTGCTGTTCGGCAAGAACAACCTTGCCGGCACGATCAACGTCATCACCGCGCGCCCGACCGACGATTTCGGCGGCGAAGCGCGCGTCAGCCTGGGATCCTACGGGCTCAAGCAGTTCCGCGGCAAGCTCAACAGCGGCCGCTTCGCCGATGGCGCGCTGGCCGCCAAAATCTCGGTCAATTTCCGCGACTATGACGGCTACAGCCGCAACGTCATCACCGGCAACCGTCTTAACGGCGCCAATGTGAAGGCGGTGCGCGGCGCGCTCAATTATGATCATGGCGGGCCGTTCGATTCGACGCTGATCGTCGACTGGCTGAAGCAAAAGACGACCGGTCCGGCGCCGCACGTCCTCGACAATGGCGATCCCAATTGGGATCTGCTGCCCGACGCGGTGAAGACCGACGTGCGCAAGGCGGCGGTGCTGTTCGATCCCTATGCCAACACCGAGAGCTATGGCGGATCCTGGTCGTCGAACCTCGACGTGGGCTGGGGCACGATCAGTTCGGTTCTCGGCTATCGTCACCTCACCTATATCACCCGCGGCGACTTCGACGGGCTGATCAATCCCGCCCCGCAGCTCGACGTGACCCGCGACTTTTCGGGCGAATCAAAAAGCGCAGAGCTGCGCTACGTGTCGCCGGCCGGCGAGCCCGTCGATTTCGTCGTCGGCCTCTATTATCAGGCCGACAAATGGCGTCAGTTCAACACGGTGCTCGCCACCCCGACCACGACGACGCTCGCGCAGCTTCATCAGGACACGCAGAGCTATGCGATGTTCGCGCTCGTCAACGCGCATCCGGTCGAGGGGCTGACGCTGTCGCTCGGCGGGCGCTACAGCCACGACCGCAAGAAATATGACATCGCCTCGCAGGTGTTCGTCAACGGCAACCAGGCCTCGTCCTTCACGAGCAGCCTGAAGGCGTCATGGGCCGAATTCACGCCGCGCCTGACCGCCGAATATCGCTTCTCGCCCGCCGCCATGGTCTACGCCAACTATTCGCAGGGGTATAAATCGGGCGGATTCAACTCGCGCGGGACGATCCCCGAGAATATCGGTCCCTATAACCCCGAACGCGTCAACGCGTTCGAAATCGGCGCCAAGACCGACTTGTTCGACCGGTTGCTGCGCTTCAACGTGTCGGGCTTCATCAACAAGTATCGCGATCTGCAAAGCTCGGTAACGAAGATGGGTGCGGTACGGGCGGAGAATATCACGACCAACATCGCGGCCGCCAAAATATCGGGCTTCGAAGTCGAAACGCTGCTGCGCCCCGCCCCCAATTTCACCATCGGCGCGAACCTGGCCTATCTGCATGCGCGCTATACCGATTTCTGCGCGGACACGAACGGGGTCTTCACCAACGGCGCACCCGAACCCGGCCAGTGCGGGCCGGCGGTGCCGATCCTGATCAACGGGGTGCCGAACGGAACCTTCGCCGTCCCGACCGATTCGAGCGGCCTCGACCTCGCCAATGCACCCAAATGGAGCGGCAGCCTATCGGTCGATTATGCCATTCCGATGTCGTTCGGCGAGATCAAGCTGCACAGCGACGCGCGCTATTCGTCGCGCTTCAACACCTGGGGCCGCAGCAACCTTCCCGGCTATTACCGGGACGAGGTGGTGCTGCTCAACGCCAGCATCGCGGTCGCGGGGCAGGACGACAAATGGAAGGTGACGCTCTACGGCACCAACCTGACCGATCAGGAGGTGATATCGGGCGCCACCAACGCTGGCGCGACCCCGATCTCGCAATTCTATCAGCCGCCGCGCGAATTTGGGGTGGACCTGTCGTTCAAATTCTGA
- the leuC gene encoding 3-isopropylmalate dehydratase large subunit has protein sequence MTGPRTLYDKIWDAHAVAEDDGETLLYVDLHLLHEVTSPQAFAALEEAGRGVRRPERALALSDHNVPTEGQAAGPTGVADVEARAQLEALVSNTARHGIENFAMGDPRGGIVHVVGPEQGRSQPGMTIVCGDSHTSTHGAFGALAFGIGTSEVEHVLATQTIRQRRSRNMRITVDGVLRPHVQAKDLALHLLAAIGVDGATGHVIEYAGSAIGALSMEARMTLCNLSIEMGARAGLIAPDDTTFAYLADRPAVPKGDAWTAALARWRALPTDAGAVFDRELRIDADAVAPMVSWGTNPSQVIAIDGVVPDPACLADRDARAVAERALAYMGLTPGRPIAGTPIDRVFIGSCTNSRIEDLRVVAAVVEGRRVADHVRAMVVPGSGLVKRQAEAEGIDRILLAAGFDWREPGCSMCVGMNADRLLPGERCAATSNRNFENRQGRGGRTHLMSPALAAASAIAGCIADPAILTDEGSG, from the coding sequence ATGACCGGCCCGCGCACGCTTTACGACAAGATATGGGACGCCCACGCCGTTGCCGAGGATGATGGCGAAACCCTGCTCTATGTCGATCTGCACCTGCTGCACGAAGTGACGTCGCCGCAGGCCTTCGCCGCGCTCGAGGAGGCGGGGCGGGGGGTCCGCCGGCCCGAGCGGGCGCTCGCGCTGTCGGATCATAATGTCCCCACCGAAGGGCAGGCCGCCGGACCGACCGGGGTTGCCGATGTCGAGGCGCGCGCGCAGCTCGAGGCGCTGGTCAGCAATACGGCTCGGCACGGTATCGAGAATTTCGCCATGGGCGACCCGCGCGGCGGCATCGTCCATGTCGTTGGCCCCGAACAGGGACGCTCGCAGCCCGGCATGACGATCGTGTGCGGCGACAGCCACACGTCGACGCACGGCGCGTTCGGCGCGCTCGCTTTCGGCATCGGCACCTCTGAAGTCGAACATGTGCTGGCGACGCAGACGATCCGGCAGCGCCGTTCGCGCAACATGCGGATCACCGTCGACGGCGTGCTGCGTCCGCATGTCCAGGCAAAGGATCTGGCGCTGCATCTGCTCGCGGCGATTGGCGTCGACGGGGCGACGGGGCATGTCATCGAATATGCGGGCAGCGCGATCGGGGCGCTGTCTATGGAAGCGCGGATGACGCTGTGCAATCTCAGCATCGAAATGGGCGCGCGGGCCGGACTGATCGCGCCCGACGACACGACCTTCGCCTATCTCGCGGATCGGCCGGCGGTGCCGAAGGGCGATGCCTGGACCGCGGCACTGGCGCGCTGGCGCGCCTTGCCGACCGATGCCGGGGCCGTCTTCGACCGCGAATTGCGGATCGATGCCGACGCGGTCGCACCGATGGTCAGCTGGGGCACAAATCCGTCGCAGGTGATCGCGATCGACGGCGTCGTCCCCGATCCCGCTTGCCTGGCCGATCGCGACGCGCGCGCGGTTGCCGAGCGCGCGCTCGCCTATATGGGCCTGACGCCGGGCCGCCCGATCGCCGGGACGCCGATCGATCGCGTTTTCATCGGAAGCTGTACCAACAGCCGCATCGAAGATCTGCGCGTCGTCGCGGCGGTGGTCGAGGGGCGCCGGGTCGCGGACCATGTGCGCGCCATGGTCGTGCCAGGGTCGGGGCTGGTCAAGAGACAGGCCGAGGCGGAAGGGATCGACCGCATCCTGCTCGCAGCGGGCTTCGACTGGCGCGAGCCCGGCTGTTCGATGTGCGTCGGGATGAACGCGGACCGCCTTTTGCCCGGCGAACGCTGCGCCGCGACGTCGAACCGCAATTTCGAGAATAGGCAGGGGCGCGGCGGCCGCACCCATCTGATGAGCCCCGCGCTCGCGGCGGCGAGCGCGATTGCCGGTTGCATCGCCGATCCGGCGATCCTGACCGATGAAGGATCGGGCTAG